The Curtobacterium sp. MCSS17_015 genomic sequence TGCGTTCTGATCGATGGTTTCGTGAGGTCTTGTGCTGCGATCTCAGGGTCAGGATAGTGCCTGTTCGATGGTTTCTCGAGGTGCCGCCCTCGCGGTTGACCTGATGTGGCCGTCCTGCCGGTGATCGGGGGGCACCCCTCCCCGGCTCGCGAGCAACTGTTATGTTCACTCGGTGCACAGACCCTTCTCCGTCCTGTTGATCGGGCTGAACTACCGACCAGAATCGACCGGGATCGCTCCGTACACCTCGGGACTGACCGCGGAGTTAGCTCGTCGAGGTGTTCGTGTCCGCGCCATCAGTTCGTTCCCGCACTACCCGCAGTGGCGGTTCCCGGACGGCGGTGTCCCGTCGATGTCGATCACGACCGAAGCGGGCGTCACCGTAGTGCGGCGACGTCACCGGCTCCCGAGGAAGCCAGGCGGGTTGTCACGTGCTCTGTCGGAACTGTCGTTCGGCGTGGCTGCTGCAGCCACTCGTTTCGGTCGCCCAAACATCGTGGTCCTCGTGTCCCCGGCGCTGCTCTCGTCGGCCGTGGCGCTTCTCAAAGCGCGGCTGGTGACGCGGCGGCCAGTGGTGATTTGGGTGCAGGACCTCTACACGCTGGGTCTTCAGGAGTTGGGGGCGGGTAGAGCCACGCTCGCTGAGCGGGCGATAGCTGCGGTCGAGCGGTGGTGCCTCCGTTCCGCCGATGCTGTCGTCGTGATCCATGAACGCTTCCGGGACACGGTCGTCGACATGCTCGGAGTCGACCCAGCCGCCGTCACGGTCGTGCGGAATTGGTCACATTTGGAAGACGCCGAACCCGTCGACCGTGATGCCGCCCGTGCCGAACAGGGGTGGGATCGGTCGGACTTCGTGGTTCTGCACGCGGGCAACATGGGCGTGAAGCAGGGGCTCGACAACGTCGTGCAGGCTGCACGACTCGCCGCATCGAGTGGCAGCAGAGTGCGCTTCGTGCTACTTGGTGATGGCAACCAGCGCGAGCACCTGGCTGAGTTGAGCGCGGGGGTGCCCGCCGTTTCCATGATCGGTTCGCTTCCGGACGACGAGTTCCGCAACGCTATCGGCGCTGCGGATGCGCTGCTCGTCAACGAGCGGCGCGGCGTTGCCGGTATGGCGGTCCCGAGCAAGCTGACGTCGTACTTCAGCACGGGACTTCCAGTCATTGCTGCGACCGACCCGGGGAGTGTCACCGAGAGTGAGGTGCTCCTGGCTGACGCAGGTCTCGTGGTCCCGGCGGGCAATCCCCAAGCGCTTTTGGAAGCAGCAGAGTCACTGGCGGGCGACGCCGAGTTGGCCGCAGAATTCGGTGAGAACGGGCGGCGGTTTCGAGCCACTCGACTGACTCCCCGCGCATCCTTCGATACATTTACTCAGCTCTTGCAGGAGCTCGCTGCGGGACGCGGCGACACCAGGGAATCGGGGAACATTTGACGAAGCGCGCGCTCATCACAGGCATCACCGGACAGGACGGCTCGTACCTGGCGGAACTGCTCCTCCGCAAGGGGTACGAGGTGCACGGGGTCATCCGCCGCGCGTCCACGTTCAACACCTCGCGGATCGATCACCTGTACGTCGACCCGC encodes the following:
- a CDS encoding glycosyltransferase family 4 protein — encoded protein: MHRPFSVLLIGLNYRPESTGIAPYTSGLTAELARRGVRVRAISSFPHYPQWRFPDGGVPSMSITTEAGVTVVRRRHRLPRKPGGLSRALSELSFGVAAAATRFGRPNIVVLVSPALLSSAVALLKARLVTRRPVVIWVQDLYTLGLQELGAGRATLAERAIAAVERWCLRSADAVVVIHERFRDTVVDMLGVDPAAVTVVRNWSHLEDAEPVDRDAARAEQGWDRSDFVVLHAGNMGVKQGLDNVVQAARLAASSGSRVRFVLLGDGNQREHLAELSAGVPAVSMIGSLPDDEFRNAIGAADALLVNERRGVAGMAVPSKLTSYFSTGLPVIAATDPGSVTESEVLLADAGLVVPAGNPQALLEAAESLAGDAELAAEFGENGRRFRATRLTPRASFDTFTQLLQELAAGRGDTRESGNI